A section of the Suncus etruscus isolate mSunEtr1 chromosome X, mSunEtr1.pri.cur, whole genome shotgun sequence genome encodes:
- the LOC125998803 gene encoding melanoma-associated antigen B4-like, producing the protein MPRGQKSKLRAREKRRQVQVKAESHQDAQATAAEEKESPTPPSPDSGGSPSSLPTLRDSQGPQEEQPTTSAAACAPCKTSEVDDKSQDESQPSTSNDLAINVNVNTDLISRRAGMLLQLMLFKFKIKEPITKADMLKIVNKRSRDQFSEIFKLATDRLELIFGISLKKIKPTGHSYTFVSTDSTDDSVSSDEKIIKNGLVMPLLGVIFLNGNRASEEEMWEFLSVLGIEDGKKFLDIDDPRKLITKDLVKQNYLECHQIPNSNPPHYEFMWGARACAETSKMQVLEFLAKINHTVPAAFGVHYQEALKEEEERAQAKAAKYARKKKPEAKPVDNLVPDKE; encoded by the coding sequence ATGCCTCGTGGTCAGAAAAGTAAGCTCCGTGCCCGTGAGAAACGCCGTCAGGTTCAGGTTAAGGCTGAAAGTCACCAAGATGCTCAAGCCACTGCAGCAGAGGAGAAGGAGTCACCCACTCCACCCTCTCCTGATTCTGGCGGTTCTCCCTCTAGCCTCCCTACTTTAAGGGATAGCCAGGGGCCTCAGGAAGAgcaacccaccaccagtgctgctGCATGTGCGCCATGCAAAACATCTGAGGTGGATGACAAGAGCCAGGATGAGAGTCAACCCAGCACATCCAACGACTTAGCCATCAATGTGAATGTCAATACTGATCTTATAAGTAGAAGGGCAGGAATGCTGCTGCAGCTGATGCTgttcaaatttaaaattaaagagcCCATCACCAAGGCCGATATGCTGAAGATTGTCAACAAAAGATCCCGAGACCAGTTCTCAGAGATCTTCAAGCTGGCCACTGATCGCCTGGAGCTTATTTTTGGCATTTCATTAAAGAAAATCAAGCCCACTGGCCACTCCTATACCTTTGTCAGCACCGATAGCACCGATGATAGTGTTTCTTCTGATGAGAAAATTATTAAGAATGGGCTTGTGATGCCTCTCCTTGGTGTGATCTTCCTGAACGGGAACCGGGCCTCTGAAGAAGAGATGTGGGAGTTTCTGAGTGTCCTGGGAATAGAAGATGGGAAGAAATTCTTGGACATTGACGACCCCAGAAAGCTTATTACCAAAGATTTGGTGAAGCAGAATTACCTGGAATGCCACCAGATACCTAACAGTAATCCTCCACACTATGAGTTCATGTGGGGTGCCAGAGCTTGTGCTGAAACCAGCAAGATGCAAGTTCTAGAGTTTTTGGCCAAAATCAATCATACAGTACCTGCTGCCTTTGGGGTCCATTATCAAGAGGCtttgaaagaagaggaagaaagagcacAAGCGAAAGCTGCAAAATATGCCAGGAAGAAAAAGCCAGAGGCAAAGCCAGTTGATAATCTTGTTCCTGATAAAGAGTGa
- the LOC125998804 gene encoding melanoma-associated antigen B1-like, with the protein MPRGHKSKLRAREKRCQVRDEPDSLQGAQATAVEEKGSPTPPSPVSGGPPSSSPALSPTKGTTKELQEEQPTTSAAACASCKEDDEGAKSQNESQASTFKALTTNMKDDANVIVRRAGMLVDLMLDKYKMQQPITKADMLKIVSKRFRDQFSEIFKMATDRLELTFGIFLKKIKPTGHSYTFVHDKDLADDGSPHGDSGGPNKGLLMPLLGLIYSNGNHTSEEEIWHFLSNLGVYEGEKHFVYGDPTEIIRQFIVEKYMEYRKIPGSDPPRYEFLWGPTAQCETFKAKVLEFIEKVNAITPDALPYRRVSDYSEKP; encoded by the coding sequence ATGCCTCGTGGTCACAAAAGTAAGCTCCGTGCCCGTGAGAAACGCTGTCAGGTTCGGGATGAGCCTGACAGCCTGCAAGGTGCTCAAGCCACTGCAGTAGAGGAGAAGGGGTCGCCCACTCCACCCTCTCCTGTTTCTGGGGGTCCTCCATCTAGCTCTCCTGCATTAAGCCCTACCAAGGGCACTACCAAGGAGCTTCAGGAAGAgcaacccaccaccagtgctgctGCATGTGCTTCATGCAAAGAAGATGATGAAGGTGCCAAGAGCCAAAATGAGAGTCAAGCCAGCACATTCAAGGCTTTGACCACAAATATGAAGGATGATGCCAATGTTATAGTCAGAAGGGCAGGAATGTTGGTGGATCTAATGCTGGACAAGTATAAAATGCAGCAACCCATCACCAAGGCTGATATGCTGAAGATTGTCAGCAAAAGATTTCGAGACCAGTTCTCAGAGATCTTCAAGATGGCCACTGATCGCCTAGAGCTTACCTTtggcatttttttaaagaaaatcaaaccCACTGGGCACTCCTATACCTTTGTCCATGATAAAGATCTCGCCGATGATGGGAGTCCACATGGTGACTCTGGGGGCCCTAATAAAGGTCTTCTGATGCCTCTCCTTGGTTTGATCTACTCAAATGGCAACCACACTTCTGAGGAAGAGATCTGGCACTTCCTGAGTAACCTGGGTGTCTATGAGGGGGAGAAGCACTTCGTCTATGGAGATCCCACAGAGATTATCAGGCAGTTCATAGTAGAGAAGTACATGGAGTATCGTAAGATACCCGGTAGTGATCCTCCCCGCTATGAGTTCCTGTGGGGCCCTACAGCTCAGTGTGAAACCTTCAAGGCAAAAGTTCTAGAGTTTATAGAGAAAGTGAATGCTATTACCCCAGATGCCCTCCCTTATCGACGCGTGAGTGATTATTCAGAAAAACCTTGA